The genomic stretch CCCAATTCGAGATGCAAATCGGACGAAGTGTCGTAGTCCGGCCAAGTGGGATTACCGCCGCCGTTCGGATTGCCGGTCGTGGCTAAGTGTACCCAGTAGGCTTGTATAGTGTTTGACAAGTCTTGGTTCGCGGGCGTGAGCGCCGCCGTGAGAGAAGTTGCATTAGGGAAGTCCAGGATTCAGGCGAGAGCCGATCAGCCGAAACTAGTTATTGCCACCGTTCCTTGGTGGAGTCCAGTCTTCAATAAGTACCGCCCAGATCGAGATATCCCACCAGCG from Candidatus Hydrogenedentota bacterium encodes the following:
- a CDS encoding carboxylesterase family protein, with the protein product MLDFPNATSLTAALTPANQDLSNTIQAYWVHLATTGNPNGGGNPTWPDYDTSSDLHLELGANIVAGAHLLSEQADLFEAILLDNLTP